The following coding sequences are from one Neurospora crassa OR74A linkage group I, whole genome shotgun sequence window:
- a CDS encoding F-actin-capping protein subunit beta translates to MATADPFDSALDLLRRLNPKHTAEHLNNLITLAPDLTEDLLSSVDQPLTVKRCKQTGRDYLLCDYNRDGDSYRSPWSNQFDPPLEGGNQGGSGGDGEGDGGEGGAAGSIMPGERVRKMEIKANEAFDVYRELYYEGGVSSVYFWNLDDGFAGVVLLKKSSPTNPSSSGVWDSIHVFEASERGRTSNYRLTSTVILSLATKGNALGEVDLSGNMTRQVEQDLPVENDESHIANIGRLVEDMELKMRNLLQEVYFGKAKDVVGDLRSVGSLSEGQRDRDAQMEIIGSMRKA, encoded by the exons ATGGCGACCGCAGACCCCTTTGATTCCGCCCT cgacctcctccgccgcctcaaCCCCAAACACACGGCCGAGCACCTCAACAACCTCATCACCCTCGCCCCCGACCTGACCGAAGACCTGCTCTCCTCCGTCGACCAGCCCCTGACCGTCAAGCGCTGCAAGCAAACCGGCCGCGACTACCTGCTATGCGACTACAACCGCGACGGCGACAGCTACCGCTCGCCATGGAGCAACCAGTTCGACCCTCCGCTCGAGGGCGGCAACCAGGGCGGTAGCGGTGGagatggcgagggagatggaggagaaggcggtgCGGCGGGATCGATCATGCCTGGCGAGAGggtgaggaagatggagatcAAGGCCAACGAGGCGTTTGACGTGTACAGGGAGCTGTATTATGAGGGGGGTGTGAGTTCGGTGTATTTCTGGAATTTGGACGATGGGTTTGCgggggtggtgttgttgaagaagt CCTCCCCAACcaatccctcctcctcgggcgtGTGGGACTCCATCCACGTCTTCGAAGCCTCGGAGCGCGGCCGCACCTCCAACTACCGCCTTACCTCGACCGTCATCCTCTCGCTGGCCACCAAGGGCAACGCTCTCGGCGAGGTTGATCTCTCGGGCAACATGACGCGCCAGGTCGAGCAGGACCTGCCTGTCGAGAACGACGAGAGCCACATTGCCAATATTGGCCGCCTGGTCGAGGACATGGAGCTCAAGATGCGCAACCTGCTGCAGGAGGTCTACTTtggcaaggccaaggacgTCGTGGGCGATCTGAGGAGTGTCGGCTCCCTCAGCGAGGGACAGAGGGATCGCGATGCGCAGATGGAGATTATTGGGAGTATGAGGAAAGCGTAA